One Amorphoplanes digitatis genomic window carries:
- a CDS encoding TetR/AcrR family transcriptional regulator, which translates to MTAASGGAQTAGRPTRLPRSARRKQLLAAAQQIFVAQGYHAAAMDEIAERAGVSKPVLYQHFPGKLDLYLALLDTHCDAIIAKVRGAMQATPDNKERVKGAVRAYFDFMDHESEAFRLVFESDLRNDPQVRERVERVEQGSIAAITDTVVSDTGLGRAEAELLASGLVGAAGQAAQFWLANGRQTPKPEAEALVAALIWRGIASFPLQGESTPGTPGEIG; encoded by the coding sequence ATGACCGCTGCGTCCGGCGGGGCACAGACGGCAGGACGCCCCACGCGCCTGCCGCGCTCGGCACGCCGTAAGCAACTGCTTGCCGCCGCGCAGCAGATCTTCGTGGCACAGGGCTACCATGCCGCCGCGATGGACGAGATCGCGGAACGGGCCGGCGTCTCCAAGCCCGTGCTCTACCAGCACTTCCCCGGGAAGCTCGACCTCTACCTTGCCCTACTGGACACCCACTGCGACGCGATAATCGCCAAGGTGCGCGGCGCGATGCAGGCGACTCCGGACAACAAGGAACGGGTCAAGGGCGCGGTCCGGGCCTACTTCGACTTCATGGACCACGAGAGCGAGGCGTTCCGGCTCGTCTTCGAGTCCGACCTGCGCAACGACCCGCAGGTCCGCGAGCGGGTCGAACGGGTCGAACAGGGCTCCATCGCCGCGATCACCGACACGGTGGTCTCCGACACCGGCCTCGGCCGGGCGGAGGCGGAACTGCTCGCGTCCGGACTTGTCGGCGCGGCCGGCCAGGCGGCGCAGTTCTGGCTCGCCAACGGCCGGCAGACGCCGAAGCCTGAGGCGGAGGCGCTGGTCGCGGCCCTCATCTGGCGGGGCATCGCCAGCTTCCCGTTGCAGGGTGAGTCAACGCCCGGCACGCCCGGCGAAATCGGCTAG
- a CDS encoding DUF3107 domain-containing protein, protein MEVKIGVQYAPRELVLESAQTPAEVEQAVTEAMAKDSVLTLTDEKGRKVIVPIAKVAYVEIAEKSERPFGFTTR, encoded by the coding sequence GTGGAGGTCAAGATCGGCGTGCAGTACGCCCCGCGCGAGCTGGTGCTGGAGAGCGCACAGACGCCGGCCGAGGTCGAGCAGGCCGTGACCGAGGCGATGGCCAAGGACAGCGTTCTCACTCTGACCGACGAGAAGGGCCGGAAGGTGATCGTCCCGATCGCCAAGGTGGCCTACGTCGAGATCGCCGAGAAGTCCGAACGGCCGTTCGGCTTCACGACGCGGTAA
- a CDS encoding DEAD/DEAH box helicase codes for MSDIENNETEPALVPVLTRAPVRADSPTFAELGVRAETVEALAAAGITRAFAIQEYALPIALRGTDLIGQAPTGTGKTLGFGLPLLERVLAPSEGADGQPQALIVVPTRELGLQVARDLAAAGSTRGVRVLPIYGGVAYEPQVETLKKGIEILVGTPGRLLDLAKQKHLKLSSIKALVLDEADRMLDLGFLEDVEKILAMLPEQRQTMLFSATMPDPIVALSRRFLHHPVTIHAGHTSESGPSPLTKQVVYRTHPLNKLEMVARILQARERGLTMIFTRTKRAADRVAEDLDFRGFAVAAVHGDLGQGARERALRAFRSGKIDVLVATDVAARGLDVSGVTHVINYDCPEDPDTYTHRIGRTGRAGATGVAVTFVDWEDMPRWVLIDKSMGLNMPQPPETYHTSEALYSDLDIPTDVSGTLPTAVRTRVGLSAEIEEDLGGTRRRGSRDGGRDSARGRGRTERSRGPRRDDARTEAAEPAPTDDPAGDGPRRQRRRRRGGDPVAAGEGTTTTPLFSDGSEAISATSSDGPDAAGDDAGDGPGESDAAGRPRRRRRRGGRGNRAAGGSAEGGDGGEGAPADVSGGSED; via the coding sequence ATGAGCGACATTGAGAACAACGAAACAGAGCCGGCCCTGGTCCCGGTGCTCACCCGCGCGCCCGTGCGCGCAGACAGCCCCACCTTCGCCGAGCTCGGCGTCCGCGCCGAGACCGTCGAGGCGCTCGCCGCCGCCGGCATCACCCGCGCGTTCGCGATCCAGGAGTACGCCCTCCCCATCGCCCTGCGCGGCACCGACCTGATCGGCCAGGCGCCCACCGGCACCGGCAAGACCCTCGGCTTCGGCCTGCCCCTGCTCGAGCGGGTGCTCGCGCCCAGCGAGGGCGCCGACGGGCAGCCGCAGGCGCTCATCGTCGTACCGACCCGCGAGCTCGGCCTCCAGGTCGCCCGTGACCTGGCCGCCGCGGGCAGCACCCGCGGCGTCCGCGTGCTGCCGATCTACGGCGGTGTCGCCTACGAGCCGCAGGTCGAGACCCTGAAGAAGGGCATCGAGATCCTGGTCGGCACCCCCGGCCGCCTGCTCGACCTGGCCAAGCAGAAGCACCTGAAGCTCAGCTCGATCAAGGCCCTGGTGCTGGACGAGGCCGACCGGATGCTCGACCTCGGCTTCCTCGAGGACGTCGAGAAGATCCTGGCCATGCTCCCCGAGCAGCGCCAGACGATGCTCTTCTCGGCGACGATGCCGGACCCGATCGTCGCGCTGAGCCGCCGCTTCCTGCACCACCCGGTGACCATCCACGCCGGCCACACCTCGGAGAGCGGCCCGTCGCCGCTGACCAAGCAGGTCGTCTACCGCACCCACCCGCTGAACAAGCTGGAGATGGTCGCCCGCATCCTCCAGGCCCGCGAGCGCGGCCTGACCATGATCTTCACGCGGACCAAGCGGGCCGCGGACCGGGTCGCCGAGGATCTCGACTTCCGCGGGTTCGCGGTGGCCGCGGTGCACGGGGACCTGGGACAGGGCGCGCGCGAGCGTGCACTGCGCGCGTTCCGCTCCGGGAAGATCGACGTGCTGGTGGCCACCGACGTCGCCGCGCGCGGCCTGGACGTCTCCGGCGTCACCCACGTCATCAACTACGACTGCCCGGAGGACCCGGACACCTACACGCACCGCATCGGCCGCACCGGCCGCGCGGGCGCGACGGGCGTCGCGGTGACCTTCGTGGACTGGGAGGACATGCCGCGCTGGGTGCTCATCGACAAGTCGATGGGCCTCAACATGCCGCAGCCCCCGGAGACCTACCACACCTCCGAGGCGCTCTACTCCGACCTGGACATCCCGACCGACGTCTCCGGCACGCTGCCGACCGCGGTGCGCACCCGGGTCGGCCTGTCGGCCGAGATCGAAGAGGACCTGGGCGGCACCCGGCGTCGCGGCAGCCGCGACGGCGGCCGTGACTCGGCCCGCGGCCGGGGCCGCACCGAGCGGTCCCGGGGACCGCGCCGCGACGACGCGCGCACCGAGGCCGCCGAGCCGGCGCCGACGGACGACCCGGCAGGCGACGGGCCGCGCCGGCAGCGCCGCCGGCGCCGCGGCGGCGACCCGGTGGCGGCGGGCGAGGGCACGACGACGACCCCGCTCTTCTCGGACGGCTCGGAGGCGATCTCCGCGACTTCCTCGGACGGGCCCGACGCGGCCGGCGACGACGCAGGCGATGGCCCGGGCGAGTCCGACGCGGCGGGCCGGCCGCGCCGGCGCCGTCGGCGCGGTGGCCGCGGCAACCGTGCCGCGGGCGGCTCCGCCGAGGGCGGCGATGGCGGCGAGGGCGCACCCGCCGACGTCTCCGGCGGCTCCGAGGACTGA
- a CDS encoding DUF2470 domain-containing protein has protein sequence MTFTPEVVAQIARHMNDDHADDNVLIVRGLGGIEAASAARMSGMDADGMDFDATVNGIAVPVRIPFSEHLTERRQVRLEAVSMYRRACAALGLDPTH, from the coding sequence ATGACCTTCACCCCGGAGGTGGTGGCGCAGATCGCCCGCCACATGAACGACGACCACGCCGACGACAACGTGCTGATCGTCCGTGGCCTGGGCGGCATCGAGGCCGCGAGCGCGGCCCGGATGTCGGGTATGGACGCCGACGGGATGGACTTCGACGCGACGGTGAACGGCATCGCGGTCCCGGTACGCATCCCGTTCAGCGAGCACCTGACCGAGCGCCGCCAGGTCCGCCTGGAGGCGGTAAGCATGTACCGGCGCGCCTGCGCCGCCCTCGGCCTGGATCCGACGCACTGA
- a CDS encoding heme oxygenase (biliverdin-producing), with protein sequence MTLADPPTEALSVRLRAGTRMDHDAAQGSGFLDALAAGRLPRLAYADLAAQHWFIYESLEQAAAVMADDPVAGAFVFPELTRLPALTDDLETLLGPRPRRTPLPATSEYCARLRAVSFDRPWAFIAHHYTRYLGDLSGGQYLGPAIAKAYGLDGAGHRFFVFEGVSPPAFRTRYRELLDQVAFTPDDEENFLAEVAEAYRLNIAVLRELKERWQ encoded by the coding sequence ATGACGTTGGCCGACCCGCCCACGGAGGCGCTCTCCGTCCGGCTGCGTGCCGGAACGCGGATGGATCATGACGCGGCGCAGGGCAGCGGCTTCCTCGACGCCCTGGCCGCGGGCCGCCTGCCGAGGCTGGCCTACGCCGACCTGGCCGCGCAGCACTGGTTCATCTACGAGTCGCTCGAACAGGCGGCCGCCGTGATGGCCGACGATCCGGTCGCCGGCGCCTTCGTCTTCCCCGAGCTGACCCGGCTGCCGGCGCTGACGGACGACCTGGAGACCCTGCTCGGCCCGCGGCCGCGGCGCACGCCGCTCCCCGCGACCTCGGAGTACTGCGCCCGGCTGCGCGCGGTGTCCTTCGATCGCCCGTGGGCCTTCATCGCGCACCACTACACCCGGTACCTGGGCGACCTCTCGGGCGGGCAGTACCTGGGCCCGGCGATCGCCAAGGCGTACGGCCTCGACGGCGCGGGCCACCGGTTCTTCGTCTTCGAGGGCGTCTCGCCGCCGGCCTTCCGCACCCGTTACCGCGAATTGCTCGACCAGGTCGCATTCACCCCCGACGATGAGGAGAACTTCCTCGCCGAGGTTGCCGAGGCCTATCGGCTGAACATCGCGGTGCTGCGTGAGCTGAAGGAGCGCTGGCAATGA
- a CDS encoding class I SAM-dependent methyltransferase has translation MPQPLDAVLAEVRGLLLDPALTRAVAAGKRRGHTPSVNRAELRPVALKGGNRLQIVTDDGSRPYTRNVAPGAEAAAAIDALLAEPFGNWHVETAETTVQVRITKKGDAQVHRAATAGPATTQGHDRAKQWLLDPGDPLFTVVGGTAAKRRQVDAFLRALAATLPDELPDLLRVVDLGCGNAYLTFAAYRYLADRGVRVRVVGVDVREDQRVRNSAVAERLGCGDAVTFVAGTIEDAVVDEAPDLVLALHACDTATDQALARAVSWGARWVLAAPCCHHDIAAQLKGNPAPPPYGEIVRHAILRERFADVLTDSLRSALLRLRGYRVEVVEFVDSAHTPRNLLLRARLTGAAPAEGQRAEYDALTAQWGVTPALEKLLT, from the coding sequence ATGCCCCAACCACTGGACGCCGTCCTCGCCGAGGTGCGTGGCCTGCTGCTCGACCCCGCCCTCACGCGCGCGGTCGCGGCCGGCAAGCGCCGCGGCCACACACCCTCGGTCAACCGGGCCGAGCTCCGGCCGGTCGCGCTCAAGGGCGGGAACCGGTTGCAGATCGTCACCGATGACGGCTCCCGGCCGTACACCCGCAACGTCGCTCCCGGCGCCGAGGCGGCGGCCGCGATCGACGCCCTGCTCGCGGAGCCGTTCGGAAACTGGCACGTGGAGACGGCCGAGACCACGGTGCAGGTGCGGATCACGAAGAAGGGTGACGCGCAGGTGCACCGGGCCGCGACCGCCGGGCCCGCGACCACCCAGGGTCACGACCGGGCCAAGCAGTGGCTGCTGGATCCCGGTGACCCGCTCTTCACGGTGGTGGGCGGGACGGCCGCCAAGCGGCGGCAGGTCGACGCCTTCCTGCGCGCGCTGGCGGCGACGCTGCCCGACGAGCTGCCGGACCTGCTGAGGGTCGTCGACCTGGGTTGCGGAAACGCCTACCTGACCTTCGCGGCGTACCGCTACCTGGCGGACCGCGGCGTGCGGGTCCGGGTCGTCGGCGTCGACGTGCGCGAGGATCAGCGGGTGCGCAACTCGGCCGTCGCCGAGCGGCTGGGCTGCGGGGACGCGGTGACGTTCGTCGCCGGCACGATCGAGGACGCCGTCGTCGACGAGGCGCCCGACCTGGTGCTGGCCCTGCACGCCTGCGACACCGCGACGGATCAGGCGCTGGCCCGGGCGGTGAGCTGGGGCGCCCGGTGGGTGCTGGCAGCGCCCTGCTGCCACCACGACATCGCCGCGCAGCTCAAGGGCAACCCGGCCCCGCCGCCGTACGGTGAGATCGTCCGCCACGCGATCCTGCGTGAGCGCTTCGCGGACGTGCTCACCGACTCGCTGCGCTCGGCCCTGCTGCGCCTGCGCGGCTACCGGGTGGAGGTCGTGGAGTTCGTGGACTCGGCGCACACGCCGCGCAATCTGTTGCTGCGGGCCAGGCTGACCGGCGCGGCGCCGGCCGAGGGTCAGCGCGCCGAGTACGACGCGCTGACCGCTCAGTGGGGCGTGACGCCGGCGCTGGAGAAGCTGCTCACCTGA
- a CDS encoding heavy-metal-associated domain-containing protein — translation MPVTTTYTVTGMTCTHCVQAVTSEIAELPGVTSVQVDLGSGAVTVTSEAPLTDDAVRTAVDEAGYELADA, via the coding sequence ATGCCAGTCACCACCACATACACCGTGACCGGGATGACCTGCACGCACTGCGTCCAGGCCGTCACCAGCGAGATCGCCGAGCTGCCCGGCGTGACGAGCGTCCAGGTCGATCTCGGATCCGGTGCCGTCACCGTGACCAGCGAGGCCCCGCTGACCGACGACGCGGTGCGCACCGCGGTCGACGAGGCCGGCTACGAGCTCGCCGATGCCTGA
- a CDS encoding metal-sensitive transcriptional regulator codes for MTTDHEHPGPHGYSGDKAALLGRLRRIEGQIRGLQRMVDEDTYCIDVLTQISAAKSALQAVAVGLLEDHLAHCVVDAARAGDPTAKVKEASDAIARLVRS; via the coding sequence ATGACCACCGACCACGAACATCCCGGCCCGCACGGCTACTCGGGCGACAAGGCCGCGCTGCTCGGCCGCCTGCGGCGCATCGAGGGCCAGATCCGGGGGCTGCAACGGATGGTCGACGAGGACACTTACTGCATCGACGTCCTCACTCAGATCTCCGCCGCCAAGAGTGCCCTGCAGGCCGTCGCCGTCGGCCTGCTCGAGGACCACCTGGCGCACTGCGTCGTCGACGCCGCGCGCGCCGGCGATCCGACCGCCAAGGTCAAAGAGGCGTCGGACGCCATCGCCCGCCTGGTCCGTTCCTGA
- a CDS encoding C40 family peptidase: MSFTLTAQKIIVALLPVLLLAGLAPEAAHGVDRPTAAELDNRIGAAARKLEVMVERYNDAREDLHATRMQTKHLGGQLGPMTRDLARRQKLMGGLVSRTYQRTRSGPTIALFAADEPHMFVDKLLVLHQLATEEQRAATELREARTRVFKTRKMLNALADQQRRQQLRLRVGQATVEGEIAALKQMRAIAYAGGSRFGPDENIPMPEFIPGRAGRAVAFAFGQLGKPYRWGAAGPNSYDCSGLTLAAWDAAGVGLPHNAARQYRAVTHVSRSDLRPGDLVFFYGPISHVGVYIGSDKMIHSPEYGENVRVSSIDTQPIHGFGRPT, translated from the coding sequence GTGTCGTTTACCCTGACCGCCCAGAAGATCATTGTCGCGCTCCTGCCGGTGCTGCTGCTCGCGGGTCTCGCCCCCGAAGCCGCGCACGGAGTCGACCGCCCCACCGCCGCCGAGCTGGACAACCGGATCGGGGCGGCGGCCCGGAAGCTCGAGGTGATGGTCGAGCGGTACAACGACGCGCGGGAGGACCTGCACGCCACCAGGATGCAGACCAAGCACCTGGGTGGTCAGCTCGGCCCGATGACGCGCGACCTGGCGCGGCGGCAGAAGCTGATGGGCGGGCTGGTCTCGCGGACCTACCAGCGCACCCGCAGCGGCCCGACGATCGCGCTCTTCGCGGCCGACGAGCCGCACATGTTCGTGGACAAGCTGCTCGTGCTGCACCAGCTCGCCACCGAGGAGCAGCGGGCCGCCACCGAGCTGCGCGAGGCCAGGACCAGGGTCTTCAAGACCCGCAAGATGCTCAACGCGCTCGCGGATCAGCAGCGCCGGCAGCAGCTGCGCCTGCGCGTGGGGCAGGCGACGGTCGAGGGCGAGATCGCGGCCCTCAAGCAGATGCGGGCGATCGCCTACGCCGGCGGGTCCCGGTTCGGCCCCGACGAGAACATTCCGATGCCGGAGTTCATCCCGGGACGCGCGGGCAGGGCGGTGGCGTTCGCGTTCGGTCAGCTCGGCAAGCCCTACCGGTGGGGCGCGGCGGGGCCGAACTCCTACGACTGCTCGGGGCTGACCCTGGCGGCCTGGGACGCGGCCGGGGTGGGGCTGCCGCACAACGCCGCGCGGCAGTACCGCGCCGTGACGCACGTGAGCAGATCCGACCTGCGGCCGGGCGATCTGGTGTTCTTCTACGGCCCGATCAGCCACGTCGGCGTCTACATCGGCAGCGACAAGATGATCCACTCACCGGAGTACGGCGAGAACGTCCGCGTCTCCAGCATCGACACCCAGCCCATCCACGGATTCGGCCGCCCGACCTGA
- a CDS encoding RecQ family ATP-dependent DNA helicase, with the protein MSEAERLGVRECAEEVLRRLAGADAVLREDQWRAIEALVVDRRRVLCVQRTGWGKSAVYFVATALLRDGITAEAGDPPAGPTVIVSPLLALMRNQVEAAARAGIRARTINSANLDEWSEITAEIRNGEVDVLLISPERLNNPDFRDNVLPGLAASTGLLVVDEAHCVSDWGHDFRPDYRRLRTFLAGLPGRTPVLATTATANARVTADVAEQLGDALVLRGALERDSLRLAVLDLPNPAHRLAWLADHLERFPGSGIIYTLTVAAATETAEFLRSRGFPVASYTGQVEDSARRAAEQDLLDNKIKALVATSALGMGFDKPDLGFVVHLGAPPSPIAYYQQVGRAGRAVEHAEVVLLPGAEDAAIWRYFASLAFPPEDQVRAVLAALPPDRPLSTQALEPIVDLRRARLELMLKVLDVDGAVRRTRGGWTVTGEPWTYDTARLRRVAQARTAEQQTMLDYAATDGCRMEFLRRCLDDPEAKACGRCDTCADPMFDAEVSPASLTAARTFLGHAGVDISPKKLWPTGLAAVGVPVKGKIGPAEQIRPGRAVGRLSDLGWGGRLRGLVGPDAPDGPLPDDLAAAVVEVLKAWAHGDDAWEQRPAAVVSVGSHRRPALVASIADRIATVGRLPMLGTLTSTHAAADTGHRGNSAQRVLALHDAFTVPPEVAEQLAGLGGPVLLVDDLSDSGWTMVLAGRALRRAGAPGVLPFALAVAG; encoded by the coding sequence ATGAGCGAGGCCGAGCGGCTGGGCGTGCGCGAGTGCGCCGAGGAGGTGCTGCGCCGCCTCGCCGGCGCTGACGCGGTGCTGCGCGAGGACCAGTGGCGCGCCATCGAGGCCCTGGTCGTCGACCGGCGCCGGGTGCTCTGCGTGCAGCGCACCGGCTGGGGCAAGTCGGCGGTCTACTTCGTCGCCACCGCCCTGCTGCGCGACGGGATCACCGCCGAGGCCGGCGACCCGCCCGCCGGCCCGACCGTGATCGTCTCGCCGCTGCTGGCCCTGATGCGCAACCAGGTCGAGGCGGCCGCCCGCGCGGGCATCCGGGCCCGCACGATCAACTCGGCCAACCTCGACGAGTGGAGCGAGATCACCGCCGAGATCCGCAACGGCGAGGTCGACGTCCTGCTGATCAGCCCCGAGCGGCTCAACAACCCCGACTTCCGCGACAATGTGCTGCCCGGGCTCGCCGCGAGCACGGGCCTGCTCGTGGTCGACGAGGCGCACTGCGTCTCCGACTGGGGCCACGACTTCCGCCCGGACTACCGGCGGCTGCGCACCTTCCTGGCCGGGCTGCCGGGCCGCACCCCGGTGCTCGCGACCACGGCAACGGCCAACGCCCGGGTCACCGCCGACGTCGCCGAGCAGCTCGGCGACGCCCTGGTCCTGCGCGGCGCGCTCGAGCGCGACTCGCTGCGCCTGGCCGTGCTGGACCTGCCCAACCCCGCGCACCGGCTGGCCTGGCTCGCCGACCACCTCGAGAGGTTCCCGGGCTCCGGCATCATCTACACGCTGACGGTCGCCGCCGCGACGGAGACGGCGGAGTTCCTGCGCTCGCGCGGCTTCCCGGTCGCGTCCTACACCGGCCAGGTCGAGGACTCCGCGCGCCGGGCCGCGGAGCAGGACCTCCTCGACAACAAGATCAAGGCGCTGGTGGCAACGTCCGCGCTGGGGATGGGCTTCGACAAGCCGGACCTGGGCTTCGTCGTGCACCTCGGCGCCCCGCCGTCCCCGATCGCTTATTACCAGCAGGTGGGCCGCGCGGGCCGCGCCGTCGAGCACGCCGAGGTCGTGCTGCTGCCCGGCGCCGAGGACGCCGCGATCTGGCGCTACTTCGCCTCGCTGGCCTTCCCGCCGGAGGATCAGGTCCGCGCCGTGCTGGCGGCGCTGCCGCCCGACCGCCCGCTGTCCACGCAGGCGCTGGAGCCCATTGTGGACCTGCGCCGGGCCCGCCTCGAGCTGATGCTGAAGGTCCTCGACGTGGACGGCGCGGTCCGCCGCACCCGCGGTGGCTGGACCGTCACCGGCGAGCCGTGGACCTACGACACGGCCCGGCTGCGCCGGGTCGCGCAGGCCCGCACGGCGGAGCAGCAGACCATGCTCGACTACGCGGCGACGGACGGCTGCCGGATGGAGTTCCTGCGCCGCTGCCTCGACGACCCGGAGGCCAAGGCCTGCGGCCGCTGCGACACCTGCGCCGACCCGATGTTCGACGCGGAGGTGTCCCCGGCGTCGCTGACCGCGGCCCGGACGTTCCTGGGCCACGCCGGCGTGGACATCTCCCCGAAGAAGCTCTGGCCGACGGGCCTGGCCGCGGTCGGCGTCCCGGTGAAAGGCAAGATCGGTCCGGCCGAGCAGATCCGACCGGGCCGCGCGGTCGGCCGGCTGTCCGACCTCGGCTGGGGTGGCCGGCTCCGGGGCCTGGTCGGGCCGGACGCGCCGGACGGCCCGCTGCCGGACGACCTGGCGGCCGCGGTGGTCGAGGTGCTCAAGGCCTGGGCGCACGGCGACGACGCCTGGGAGCAGCGCCCGGCGGCGGTGGTCTCCGTCGGCTCGCACCGGCGACCGGCGCTGGTGGCCAGCATCGCGGACCGCATCGCGACGGTGGGCAGGCTGCCGATGCTGGGGACGCTGACCTCCACCCACGCGGCGGCCGACACCGGCCACCGCGGCAACAGCGCCCAGCGGGTCCTGGCCCTGCACGACGCGTTCACGGTGCCGCCGGAGGTGGCCGAGCAGCTCGCTGGCCTCGGCGGCCCGGTCCTGCTGGTCGACGACCTCAGCGACTCGGGCTGGACGATGGTCCTGGCCGGCCGCGCGCTACGCCGGGCGGGCGCCCCGGGCGTCCTACCCTTCGCCCTGGCCGTCGCCGGCTGA
- a CDS encoding SDR family NAD(P)-dependent oxidoreductase — MTRLAVVSGGGTGIGRATAGMLAGEGYDVIIVGRRPDVLADAVKWIGPQATAVRADLAEPGQADAVVEAVAGRAVDVVINNAGAYIGGDDSTPQGVAARWRANFDSNVITAVLLTDALLPLLRRPGGRIVLTSSIAAQRGGGGPYSAAKAALHGYVLDLATRLSPEGITANVISPGYVTDSEFFDGRMTEEGHAQRVAATLVKRAGVPDDIAEAVRWLVGPGGGFVTGQIINVNGGSVLGR, encoded by the coding sequence ATGACGAGGCTTGCGGTGGTCAGCGGGGGCGGCACGGGAATCGGCCGGGCGACGGCGGGGATGCTGGCGGGGGAGGGCTACGACGTCATCATCGTCGGGCGGCGCCCGGACGTGCTTGCCGACGCCGTGAAGTGGATCGGCCCGCAGGCGACCGCGGTCCGGGCCGACCTCGCGGAACCGGGGCAGGCCGACGCCGTGGTGGAGGCGGTCGCCGGCCGCGCGGTGGACGTCGTGATCAACAACGCGGGCGCGTACATCGGCGGTGACGACTCGACGCCGCAGGGCGTTGCGGCGCGCTGGCGGGCGAACTTCGACTCGAACGTCATCACGGCCGTCCTGCTCACGGACGCGCTGCTGCCCCTGCTGCGGCGCCCGGGCGGGCGGATCGTCCTGACCAGTTCGATCGCGGCGCAGCGTGGCGGCGGCGGGCCGTACTCGGCGGCGAAGGCGGCGCTGCACGGCTACGTGCTGGACCTGGCGACCCGGCTGAGCCCCGAGGGCATCACGGCGAACGTCATCTCGCCCGGCTACGTGACGGACAGCGAGTTCTTCGACGGCCGCATGACTGAGGAGGGCCACGCGCAGCGGGTCGCGGCGACCCTGGTGAAGCGGGCCGGCGTGCCGGACGACATCGCCGAGGCGGTCCGCTGGCTGGTCGGCCCCGGCGGCGGCTTCGTGACTGGCCAGATCATCAACGTGAACGGCGGCTCGGTGCTGGGCCGCTGA